The Candidatus Aminicenantes bacterium genome has a segment encoding these proteins:
- the rlmD gene encoding 23S rRNA (uracil(1939)-C(5))-methyltransferase RlmD — protein sequence MDALEIRKVVYPGRSLGYLDGKTCFTDEGLPGETVDVERLKDKPDLIEARTVGIRVRSARRVEPRCDHYSACSPYQIADYPLQLDLKAGQLKELLAGLETDGKKDIGIEPSPLVWEYRNKARFRILWTAAGPVPAYNRPGRRDSFVPALGCRLLLPAVRETVARAVAAARPLRSCLEDVEVKASSTTGEILVVLHGRSAPKPKEVDPLLSAVLENPRIVGIVSLTTRGGNLEERVLWGRRFLDDAFGGAPVRIGPLSFFQVNASIQPAVLAEMRGVLKGRKARTLADLYCGVGAFGLALLPEVETVYAVESEPEAVSFLKINAARTGSPRFTICDGTAEEWLDWILDRKVDAVIVDPPRKGLDETVLNGLIARPVPALIYLSCNPSTLARDLRRLLPAYRVVSLRGYDFFPQTPHIETLAVLEGVRS from the coding sequence ATGGATGCTCTGGAGATCCGCAAAGTCGTTTACCCGGGACGGAGTCTGGGGTATCTGGACGGAAAGACCTGTTTCACGGACGAAGGCCTCCCCGGAGAGACGGTCGACGTCGAGCGCCTCAAGGACAAGCCGGATCTTATCGAGGCCCGAACGGTCGGGATCAGAGTGCGCTCCGCCCGCCGCGTGGAGCCGCGTTGCGATCATTATTCGGCTTGTTCCCCCTACCAGATCGCGGATTATCCCCTTCAGCTCGACCTCAAGGCCGGGCAATTGAAAGAGCTTCTAGCCGGACTGGAAACGGACGGCAAAAAAGACATCGGCATCGAGCCTTCGCCTCTTGTTTGGGAGTATAGGAACAAAGCCCGTTTCCGGATTCTCTGGACGGCGGCGGGCCCGGTGCCCGCCTATAATCGCCCGGGGCGCCGCGACAGTTTCGTTCCCGCCCTGGGTTGTCGGCTGCTCCTGCCCGCGGTGCGCGAGACCGTGGCCCGCGCGGTGGCGGCGGCGAGGCCGCTGCGGTCCTGCCTGGAGGATGTCGAGGTCAAGGCCTCGAGTACGACGGGCGAGATCCTCGTGGTCCTGCACGGGCGCTCGGCCCCCAAGCCCAAGGAGGTTGATCCCCTTCTGTCCGCTGTTCTCGAAAATCCCCGGATCGTCGGCATCGTCAGCCTGACGACCCGGGGCGGGAACCTCGAGGAGCGCGTCCTCTGGGGCCGCCGCTTCCTCGACGACGCCTTCGGCGGGGCGCCGGTGCGGATAGGGCCACTTTCGTTTTTCCAGGTGAACGCCTCCATCCAGCCCGCCGTTTTAGCCGAAATGCGCGGCGTCCTGAAGGGCCGCAAAGCGCGAACGCTGGCCGACCTGTACTGCGGCGTCGGCGCCTTCGGTCTGGCCCTGCTGCCGGAAGTCGAGACCGTTTATGCCGTCGAGTCGGAGCCGGAGGCGGTCTCGTTCCTCAAGATCAACGCCGCCCGAACGGGCTCGCCCCGCTTCACGATCTGCGACGGGACAGCCGAAGAATGGCTGGACTGGATTCTGGATCGCAAAGTCGACGCGGTCATCGTCGATCCCCCGAGAAAGGGCTTGGACGAGACGGTCTTGAACGGCTTGATCGCCCGACCGGTTCCCGCACTGATCTATCTATCCTGCAACCCTTCCACCCTGGCCCGCGACCTGCGCCGGCTCCTGCCCGCCTATCGGGTCGTCTCCTTGCGCGGCTATGATTTCTTCCCCCAGACCCCGCACATCGAAACCCTGGCTGTTTTAGAAGGGGTCAGGTCTTAA
- a CDS encoding LysE family transporter → MGEPMYILIGLVIGFIAAIPLGPINVFIISQTMKRDFFHGFIGGITACVLDSIYCLIAILGLSQVTSLINRWVVVLKAGAAVFLFAIAFRLFLQSKEKREPKAEKPELKKSARPALAVFLMYISNPTLVAWWIGIGGFFTSHYWLTDRGMKPFLFALACGLGGALWYFILTRYVSKYHHMFSPKTFQGIFVGMAAILFAFGAYTFASIFIDFKIHL, encoded by the coding sequence TTGGGCGAGCCTATGTATATCCTGATCGGGCTCGTCATTGGGTTTATCGCCGCCATCCCGCTCGGCCCGATCAACGTCTTCATCATTTCCCAGACCATGAAGCGGGATTTCTTTCACGGCTTCATAGGCGGGATCACGGCCTGCGTCCTGGACTCGATCTATTGCCTGATCGCCATTCTGGGCCTGTCCCAGGTCACCTCCTTGATCAACCGCTGGGTCGTCGTCCTCAAGGCCGGCGCTGCGGTCTTCCTGTTCGCCATCGCCTTCCGGCTCTTCCTGCAGTCCAAGGAGAAGCGGGAGCCCAAGGCGGAGAAGCCGGAGCTCAAGAAATCCGCCCGGCCGGCCCTGGCGGTTTTTCTGATGTACATTTCCAACCCGACCCTGGTCGCCTGGTGGATCGGGATCGGAGGCTTTTTCACCAGCCACTACTGGTTGACCGACCGCGGCATGAAGCCGTTTCTGTTCGCCCTGGCCTGCGGCCTGGGCGGGGCTCTGTGGTACTTCATCCTGACCCGCTACGTCTCCAAGTACCACCATATGTTCTCGCCCAAGACCTTCCAAGGGATCTTCGTCGGTATGGCCGCCATCCTGTTCGCCTTCGGGGCCTACACCTTTGCCTCGATCTTTATCGACTTCAAAATCCATCTCTAA
- a CDS encoding BamA/TamA family outer membrane protein translates to MKAVSAPILAWAVLAAVLPLSLRAAEDTKPTAAKRTILVMPLAYYTPETRLAGGIGGILAYRPASEGKQPRPTSIQFSAVITQNDQFTLQMKPEIYLGREDWVLTGSLEWSRFPNEFFGLGNETLEAAGELITPRQLLAEFQVQRRLFPGRQIYAGLMGVIENYRFLAFAPEGPLASGDILGSQGGTLAGLGIIAKTDDRDNVFVPRRGRFWQISAVFFGGDYRFSRFKADLRSYLPFAASAVLGFQMKLEAVSGDVPFMAMPKMGGDSLMRGYLTGRYRDRVFAGFQAEARLPLSGRFSAVAFAGLGQVAGRLGALSAAGFKPSVGGGLRCRVSSEGNTIRIDFGLGRGSSGFYVTANEAF, encoded by the coding sequence ATGAAAGCCGTTTCCGCCCCTATTTTAGCTTGGGCCGTTCTGGCCGCCGTTCTGCCCCTGTCTCTTCGCGCGGCGGAGGATACCAAGCCGACAGCCGCAAAGCGCACGATTCTTGTCATGCCGCTCGCTTATTACACGCCCGAAACGCGTCTGGCGGGCGGGATCGGGGGAATCCTGGCCTACAGGCCCGCATCGGAGGGCAAACAGCCCCGTCCGACCTCAATCCAATTCAGCGCCGTCATTACCCAAAACGACCAGTTCACCCTTCAAATGAAGCCCGAGATCTATCTCGGCCGGGAGGATTGGGTCCTAACGGGAAGCCTGGAATGGAGCCGCTTCCCCAATGAATTCTTCGGCCTCGGCAATGAAACGCTCGAGGCGGCCGGAGAGCTGATCACCCCCCGCCAGCTCCTGGCTGAATTCCAGGTCCAAAGGCGGCTTTTCCCGGGACGCCAGATCTACGCAGGGCTTATGGGCGTCATCGAGAATTACCGTTTTTTGGCCTTTGCGCCCGAGGGGCCTCTCGCCTCGGGAGACATCCTGGGCTCGCAAGGGGGAACCTTGGCGGGGCTCGGGATCATCGCCAAGACGGACGACCGGGACAACGTCTTCGTCCCCCGGCGTGGGCGATTCTGGCAGATTTCGGCCGTCTTTTTCGGCGGCGACTATCGTTTTTCCCGATTCAAAGCCGATCTCAGATCGTATCTGCCGTTCGCTGCATCAGCCGTTCTCGGCTTCCAGATGAAGCTCGAGGCCGTTTCCGGAGACGTGCCCTTCATGGCCATGCCCAAAATGGGCGGCGATAGTTTGATGCGCGGCTATCTTACGGGGAGATACCGCGACCGCGTTTTCGCCGGATTCCAAGCCGAGGCGAGGCTCCCTCTGTCCGGGCGATTCAGCGCGGTTGCGTTCGCCGGGTTGGGCCAGGTCGCCGGGCGCCTCGGTGCGCTCTCCGCGGCGGGCTTTAAACCCTCGGTGGGAGGCGGCCTGCGCTGCCGGGTCTCAAGCGAGGGCAACACCATCCGAATCGATTTCGGGTTAGGCCGGGGCTCTTCCGGCTTCTACGTCACCGCCAATGAAGCTTTCTAA
- a CDS encoding alpha/beta hydrolase → MIPSRRQAWGLGALFVLLAALPSALPAQDGPAAEFFRHLPAYRVRLEETPASSSFFAAFRVAGPESGRTIVLLHGICATSAAYAELARDLASDFRVILVDLPGYGDSFTDKPVSYDYERMTARLLTVLRAAGALEGAVLVGHSTGGGLAWHLELTEECKPAGLVLIDAITVGFKLPIKPGLAFELAKRNGLAGPMFNLTGNAAIMDMIARGSAAKWGRPVPTSAADGEPMFTTPARLRVNRLWAIQMLARPVVAAWEPKLKEIVSPTLLIWGADDGVLKPEVMARALDLIPGARGEIIEGAGHSPQQEKPERVAALIREFASGLPPATGTPSLGPEAVPADPADLARPRPETRGRMVHATISLTGEPGRGLVDAASFHLKHGYYSTEYPSQSGSAGVFLEAERTGTETTITAGSQLELVWEKWGGFRIAGGWTVAGGGHASLLRIGYVPSYVPWLCLGAAWHGGKAGPVFFATIELSPKLYR, encoded by the coding sequence TTGATCCCTTCCCGACGGCAGGCTTGGGGGCTTGGAGCCCTTTTCGTCCTGCTCGCCGCTCTGCCCTCAGCCCTGCCGGCCCAAGACGGCCCGGCCGCAGAGTTCTTCCGCCATTTGCCGGCTTACCGCGTCCGGCTCGAGGAAACCCCCGCCTCCAGCTCGTTTTTTGCCGCATTCCGCGTCGCCGGCCCGGAGAGTGGCCGGACAATCGTCCTCCTGCACGGGATCTGCGCCACGTCGGCCGCGTATGCCGAGCTGGCCCGCGACCTGGCTTCGGATTTCCGGGTCATCCTGGTCGATCTGCCCGGATACGGCGATTCCTTCACCGACAAGCCGGTTTCCTACGACTACGAACGCATGACCGCCAGACTGCTGACGGTTCTGAGGGCCGCCGGCGCCCTCGAAGGGGCTGTCCTCGTCGGCCACTCGACCGGCGGCGGGCTGGCCTGGCATCTCGAGCTGACCGAGGAGTGCAAACCGGCCGGCTTGGTTTTGATCGACGCCATCACGGTCGGTTTCAAGCTCCCGATCAAGCCGGGCCTGGCCTTCGAGCTGGCCAAACGCAACGGACTGGCCGGGCCCATGTTCAATCTCACAGGCAATGCCGCGATCATGGACATGATCGCCCGCGGCTCGGCGGCAAAATGGGGTCGGCCCGTTCCGACTTCGGCCGCCGACGGGGAGCCGATGTTCACCACACCGGCGCGGCTCCGGGTCAACAGGTTATGGGCCATTCAGATGCTCGCGCGTCCCGTCGTAGCCGCCTGGGAGCCGAAGCTCAAGGAGATCGTCTCCCCCACGCTTCTTATCTGGGGCGCGGACGACGGCGTCCTGAAGCCCGAAGTCATGGCCAGGGCCCTGGACTTGATCCCCGGCGCCCGAGGCGAGATCATCGAGGGAGCCGGCCATTCGCCGCAGCAGGAAAAGCCGGAACGGGTGGCCGCCTTGATCAGGGAATTCGCATCTGGTCTGCCCCCCGCCACCGGCACGCCTTCCCTCGGACCCGAGGCCGTGCCGGCGGATCCCGCCGACTTGGCCCGGCCGCGGCCCGAAACGCGCGGCCGCATGGTCCATGCCACGATCTCCCTGACCGGAGAGCCTGGCCGAGGGCTCGTCGACGCCGCCTCATTCCATTTGAAGCACGGCTACTATTCGACCGAATACCCCAGCCAATCCGGGAGCGCAGGCGTGTTCCTGGAAGCCGAGCGGACAGGCACGGAAACGACGATCACGGCCGGAAGCCAGCTTGAGCTGGTCTGGGAGAAATGGGGCGGCTTCCGGATCGCGGGCGGATGGACGGTCGCGGGCGGCGGACACGCCTCGTTGCTCAGGATCGGGTACGTTCCATCATACGTCCCCTGGCTCTGCCTAGGCGCCGCCTGGCACGGCGGGAAAGCGGGACCGGTCTTTTTCGCAACCATCGAGCTCTCCCCCAAGCTTTACCGCTGA
- a CDS encoding Gfo/Idh/MocA family oxidoreductase gives MAKSPISLVLVGIGGMGNVYVEELFKRDGEGLFSIAGLVDPAPERCPRLAELTARGIPVFPDLAGFYAARGTADLAVISSPIQFHAAQTILALEKGSYVLCEKPVAATIQEARAMAAAERRTERWAAVGYQWSFSRAVQSLKTDIMAGIYGRPVKMRCLYTWPRDKAYYGRNDWAGRARTSDGGWVLDGPANNAMAHDLHNMLYLLGRDVRSCAMPVRIEAELYRANPIENCDTAAARLELEDSTPVLFWVSHATRHDRGPRLRLEFDKGIVTAERRGGSLLGETAGGVIRDYGYPDLAPMKKLWDAIDAVRTGTVPVCCVEAAAGQTLAIDGMQDSAGTVVDFPAGLRRESANTASSWVWIEGLDEALAAGFEASRLPSELGLPWARPGRPVDLTDYREFPGPR, from the coding sequence ATGGCCAAATCCCCGATCTCACTCGTTCTCGTCGGAATCGGCGGCATGGGCAACGTCTACGTCGAGGAGCTTTTTAAGAGGGATGGCGAAGGCCTCTTTTCAATCGCCGGGCTCGTCGACCCCGCCCCCGAGCGTTGTCCCCGGCTGGCAGAGCTGACGGCCAGGGGCATCCCCGTGTTCCCCGACCTGGCCGGGTTCTACGCTGCCCGCGGGACTGCCGACCTGGCGGTCATCTCTTCCCCCATCCAGTTCCACGCCGCGCAGACGATCCTGGCTCTGGAGAAGGGAAGCTACGTCCTGTGCGAAAAGCCGGTCGCGGCGACGATCCAGGAAGCCCGGGCCATGGCCGCGGCTGAGCGCCGGACGGAACGCTGGGCCGCCGTGGGGTATCAATGGTCGTTCTCCCGCGCCGTCCAATCGCTCAAGACCGATATCATGGCCGGCATCTATGGGCGGCCGGTAAAGATGCGCTGCCTCTACACCTGGCCGCGCGACAAAGCCTACTACGGGCGAAACGACTGGGCCGGCCGCGCCCGGACTTCCGACGGCGGCTGGGTCCTGGACGGTCCGGCCAACAACGCCATGGCCCACGACCTGCACAACATGCTCTATCTCCTGGGCCGGGACGTTCGATCGTGCGCCATGCCCGTCCGGATCGAAGCCGAGCTTTACCGGGCCAACCCGATCGAGAACTGCGATACGGCCGCGGCCCGTTTGGAGCTCGAGGACAGCACACCGGTCCTCTTCTGGGTTTCGCACGCCACCCGGCACGACCGCGGCCCGCGCCTCCGGCTCGAGTTCGACAAAGGCATCGTCACGGCCGAGCGCCGGGGCGGGAGCCTGCTCGGGGAAACGGCGGGAGGGGTGATCCGCGATTACGGCTATCCCGATCTGGCCCCGATGAAAAAGCTCTGGGACGCGATCGACGCGGTCAGGACGGGTACGGTTCCGGTCTGCTGTGTCGAGGCAGCCGCCGGACAAACGCTGGCTATCGACGGCATGCAGGACAGTGCGGGGACGGTTGTCGATTTTCCGGCCGGCCTGCGCCGAGAATCGGCCAACACCGCCTCGTCCTGGGTCTGGATCGAAGGCCTGGACGAGGCTCTCGCGGCGGGGTTCGAAGCGTCCAGGCTCCCTTCGGAGCTGGGCCTGCCCTGGGCCAGGCCCGGCCGCCCGGTCGATCTGACCGATTATCGCGAGTTCCCCGGCCCTCGGTAA
- a CDS encoding alpha-mannosidase: MPRRRVHLLCNAHIDPVWLWEWPEGAGEALATFRVAADFCETRPGFVFCHNEAILYQWVEELEPELFTRIRKLVRAGRWSILGGWFLQPDCNLPSGESFVRQALLGKRYFRDRFGIEIPVAANLDPFGHTRGLVQIMAKSGTKAYLFCRPDRKFAALPAEDFVWIGYDGSEVLATRAEAHYNSRGGGARAKIEAWLGGLAARPSSLLLWGIGNHGGGASARDLDEIEVLRREKAGEFEIFHSTADAYFAELEKRRASLPRWNSDINPWAVGCYTTMARIKQAHRRLENELFSSEKMAAAAAFQGLIRYPLTELAEAGRDLAFSEFHDILPGSSIPPAEEGALRLLDHGLEIASRIKARSFFALAAAEPKAAEGEIPIFVYNPHPYRLRTMIECEFQDHEPNYGDGWLRPSLRSGGRAVPCQPEKELSNLRLEWRKRIVFAADLAASGLTRFDCRLEKSPARPGPALAAENGSFRFRTRDLDVAVDAATGLLRRFRIKGLDILRPGALEPLVMADNADPWGMSIVRFREVAGRFQAADPADCARAAGVEAERLEPVRVIEDGEVRTVIESILAYRTSFVVLRLKLPKAGTEVEVEARVLWNEKDRLLKLRLPTTLRDGVYWGQVAYGRDRLPAGGDEAVAQKWTAVVSPSRRIALTCINEATYGSDFKDGEIRLSLVRSPAHAADPLPDKPLLFQDRFIPRIDQGERVFRFWLDAGPAARLMRDIDRTALARNEVPYVLSWFPPGKGRRSESFVRLDGDAVQMTTLKQAEKGRRLVLRLFEPTGRKRTVRLALPAAGAETRVAMGSFEIKTLLFDPKDRSFVEADLLEDPLAGK; encoded by the coding sequence ATGCCCCGCCGAAGGGTCCACCTTCTCTGCAACGCCCACATCGACCCCGTCTGGCTCTGGGAGTGGCCGGAGGGTGCGGGCGAGGCCCTGGCTACTTTCCGCGTCGCGGCGGACTTCTGCGAGACCCGGCCGGGATTCGTCTTCTGCCACAACGAGGCCATCCTCTACCAATGGGTCGAGGAGCTCGAGCCCGAGCTCTTCACCCGCATCCGCAAGCTCGTCCGGGCGGGACGCTGGTCCATCCTGGGCGGCTGGTTTCTGCAGCCCGATTGCAACCTCCCGAGCGGCGAATCGTTCGTCCGTCAAGCCCTGCTCGGCAAGCGCTATTTCCGGGACCGGTTCGGCATCGAGATTCCGGTCGCCGCCAACCTGGACCCGTTCGGCCATACCCGCGGCCTGGTGCAGATCATGGCCAAGAGCGGGACCAAAGCCTACCTGTTCTGCCGGCCCGATCGAAAGTTCGCCGCCCTGCCGGCCGAGGACTTTGTTTGGATCGGGTACGACGGTTCGGAGGTGTTGGCAACGCGGGCCGAAGCCCATTACAACTCCCGCGGCGGCGGAGCCCGAGCCAAGATCGAAGCCTGGCTTGGGGGGTTGGCGGCGCGGCCCTCCAGCCTGCTGCTGTGGGGGATCGGCAACCACGGCGGCGGCGCTTCGGCCCGGGACTTGGACGAAATCGAGGTCCTGCGTCGGGAGAAAGCCGGCGAATTCGAGATCTTCCATTCCACCGCCGACGCCTATTTCGCCGAGCTGGAAAAGCGGCGGGCCTCCCTCCCCCGCTGGAACTCCGATATCAATCCCTGGGCGGTCGGGTGCTACACGACCATGGCCCGCATCAAACAAGCCCATCGACGCTTGGAGAACGAGCTGTTCTCGTCCGAAAAAATGGCTGCGGCCGCCGCCTTCCAAGGCTTGATCCGCTATCCCCTGACCGAGCTGGCCGAAGCGGGGCGGGATCTGGCTTTTTCCGAGTTCCACGATATCCTGCCCGGCTCTTCCATCCCGCCGGCCGAGGAGGGCGCCCTGCGGCTCCTCGATCACGGGCTGGAGATCGCCTCGCGCATCAAGGCCCGGTCGTTTTTCGCCCTGGCCGCCGCCGAGCCCAAGGCGGCCGAGGGGGAAATCCCCATCTTCGTCTACAATCCTCATCCCTATCGTCTCCGGACGATGATTGAATGCGAATTCCAGGACCACGAGCCCAACTACGGCGACGGCTGGCTGCGGCCCAGCCTGCGGTCCGGAGGCAGGGCGGTCCCCTGCCAGCCGGAGAAGGAACTGTCCAACCTGCGCCTGGAATGGCGCAAGAGGATCGTCTTCGCGGCCGATTTGGCCGCGTCCGGGCTGACCCGTTTCGATTGTCGACTGGAGAAGTCGCCGGCCCGCCCTGGTCCCGCCTTAGCCGCCGAAAACGGGTCCTTTCGATTCCGGACGCGCGACCTCGACGTGGCCGTCGACGCCGCGACCGGGTTGCTGCGGCGGTTCCGGATCAAAGGCCTGGATATCCTGCGGCCGGGCGCGCTCGAGCCCCTGGTCATGGCCGACAACGCCGACCCCTGGGGCATGAGCATCGTTCGCTTTCGCGAGGTCGCGGGCCGTTTCCAGGCGGCAGATCCGGCCGACTGCGCCAGGGCGGCCGGTGTGGAGGCCGAGCGCCTGGAGCCGGTTCGGGTCATCGAGGACGGCGAGGTCCGGACGGTCATCGAGTCCATCCTAGCCTACCGGACCTCGTTCGTCGTCCTCCGCCTCAAATTGCCGAAAGCCGGGACCGAGGTCGAGGTTGAAGCCCGCGTTTTGTGGAACGAAAAAGACCGCCTGCTCAAGCTGCGCCTTCCGACGACTTTGCGGGATGGGGTCTATTGGGGCCAGGTCGCCTACGGCCGGGACCGCCTGCCCGCCGGCGGAGACGAAGCCGTGGCCCAGAAATGGACGGCAGTCGTCTCCCCCTCCCGAAGGATCGCCCTCACTTGCATTAACGAGGCGACCTACGGCTCGGACTTCAAGGACGGCGAGATCCGTCTCTCTCTCGTTCGTTCGCCCGCCCATGCCGCCGACCCGCTGCCGGACAAGCCCCTTCTCTTTCAGGACCGGTTCATCCCCCGGATTGACCAGGGCGAGCGCGTTTTCCGCTTCTGGCTCGATGCGGGGCCTGCCGCGCGGCTCATGCGGGACATCGACCGCACGGCCTTGGCCAGAAACGAGGTGCCGTATGTTCTAAGCTGGTTCCCGCCGGGGAAGGGCCGCCGATCCGAAAGCTTCGTCCGTTTAGATGGCGACGCCGTCCAGATGACCACCCTCAAACAGGCCGAAAAAGGCAGAAGACTCGTCCTCCGCCTGTTCGAACCCACGGGCCGGAAGCGCACCGTACGGCTCGCGCTCCCCGCCGCGGGAGCCGAGACCCGAGTGGCGATGGGCTCCTTCGAGATCAAGACCCTGCTTTTCGACCCCAAGGACCGAAGCTTCGTCGAAGCCGACCTCCTGGAAGATCCGCTCGCGGGAAAGTGA
- a CDS encoding sugar porter family MFS transporter: MTTPAAPIPSSPDEGVRLRLGLIWMISIAAAMGGLLFGYDWVVIGGAKPFFERFFQLTSASAKGWANSCALIGCLVGAMAAGALSDRFGRKRLLMGSALIFIVTSIGNGLAPSFTAFVLWRMLGGTAIGLASNLSPMYIAEISPARLRGRLVAVNQLTIVVGILLAQFINWWLVRGLPAGATDAFIRGSWYGTIGWRWMFGLTAVPALLFFLGTLAVPESPRWLAKNGKRERARRILARLGGDAYAGAALADIESTLTGETEKVDFRALFDPRLRRVLVLGVVLAVFQQWCGINVIFNYAEEIFRAAGYDISSVLSNIAWTGSVNLVFTFVALGAVDRRGRRPLMLLGSAGLAVIYTGMGIGYASGLKGLPMLLLVLAAIGCYGMSLAPVTWVVISEIFPNRIRGAAVSVATTSLWAACFVLTFTFPLLNKGLGPAGTFGLYALICAGGFVFIRARLPETKGKSLEAIEKELVR; the protein is encoded by the coding sequence ATGACCACACCCGCCGCCCCCATCCCTTCCTCGCCGGACGAAGGCGTCCGACTCCGCCTTGGGCTGATCTGGATGATCTCGATCGCGGCCGCCATGGGAGGCCTTCTCTTCGGCTACGACTGGGTCGTGATCGGGGGGGCCAAGCCGTTCTTCGAGCGCTTTTTCCAGCTGACCAGCGCTTCGGCCAAGGGGTGGGCCAACAGCTGCGCTCTTATCGGCTGCCTCGTCGGGGCCATGGCCGCCGGTGCTCTGAGCGACCGATTCGGCCGCAAGCGGCTGCTCATGGGCTCGGCCCTGATCTTCATCGTCACTTCGATCGGCAACGGGCTGGCCCCGTCCTTCACCGCCTTCGTCCTCTGGCGGATGCTGGGCGGGACGGCCATCGGCCTGGCCTCCAACCTGTCGCCGATGTATATTGCCGAGATCTCGCCGGCCCGACTGCGGGGCCGCCTGGTGGCGGTCAACCAATTGACCATCGTCGTCGGCATCCTGTTGGCCCAGTTCATCAACTGGTGGCTGGTCAGGGGGCTTCCGGCCGGCGCCACCGACGCTTTCATCAGGGGCTCCTGGTATGGGACTATCGGCTGGCGCTGGATGTTCGGTCTGACGGCTGTGCCGGCCCTGCTATTCTTCTTGGGGACTCTGGCCGTGCCTGAAAGCCCCCGTTGGCTGGCCAAAAACGGCAAACGGGAGCGGGCCCGCCGAATCCTGGCCCGGCTGGGAGGGGACGCTTACGCAGGTGCCGCTCTGGCCGATATCGAATCAACCCTGACCGGCGAGACTGAGAAGGTCGATTTCCGCGCTCTGTTTGACCCCCGCCTGCGGCGGGTGCTGGTTCTGGGGGTTGTCCTTGCCGTCTTCCAACAATGGTGCGGCATCAACGTGATCTTCAATTATGCCGAGGAGATCTTTCGGGCGGCCGGCTACGATATCTCCAGCGTTCTGTCGAATATCGCCTGGACGGGATCGGTCAATCTGGTCTTTACTTTCGTCGCTCTGGGAGCGGTCGACAGGCGCGGCCGTCGGCCGCTGATGCTCCTGGGTTCGGCCGGACTGGCGGTCATCTATACCGGCATGGGGATCGGCTATGCCTCCGGCTTAAAGGGCCTGCCTATGCTGCTTCTGGTCTTGGCGGCTATCGGGTGCTACGGTATGTCGTTGGCGCCCGTGACCTGGGTCGTCATCAGCGAGATCTTCCCCAACCGGATCCGCGGCGCGGCCGTGTCAGTGGCTACGACCTCCCTCTGGGCCGCGTGCTTCGTCCTGACTTTTACCTTCCCGCTTCTCAATAAAGGACTGGGCCCGGCCGGGACCTTCGGGCTCTACGCCCTGATCTGCGCGGGGGGATTCGTCTTCATCCGGGCCCGTTTGCCCGAGACCAAGGGCAAAAGCCTGGAAGCCATCGAAAAAGAGCTGGTCCGGTAA